One Salvelinus sp. IW2-2015 unplaced genomic scaffold, ASM291031v2 Un_scaffold2291, whole genome shotgun sequence genomic region harbors:
- the LOC139025133 gene encoding octapeptide-repeat protein T2-like → MSRGERESERERERESARGRTEQREEQTRPRQGQREQRERGQERRTEESTNGEEANSETHAKEKNQKMRSDQRTSHEKKITGKLQERKRGETRETRTRREPERRQEGRATRHRKPEREESRARG, encoded by the exons ATGAgcaggggagagcgagagagcgagagggagcgagagcgagagagcgccagagggagaacagagcagagagaggagcagacgagACCGAGACAAGGtcagcgagagcagagagagcgtgGACAAGAGCGAAGGACAGAAGAGAGCACAAATGGAGAAGAAGCGAACAGTGAGACGCACGCCAAGGAAAAGAACCAGAAGATGAGGAGCGACCAGAGAACATCCCACGAGAAGAAGATCACAGGAAAGCTACAA GagcggaagagaggagagacaagagagacgagGACGAGGAGGGAACCAGAGAGAAGGCAGGAGGGAAGAGCGACGCGACACAGAAagccagagagggaagagagcagagcgagaggctAG